The genome window AGGGAAGAAAGACCCCGTGTCATTGCCGAAGCCTGAAATAAAGCGCGAAAAAAAGGACAGGCAGCCGGTGCAGTTTTCGAATAATCCCTTTTACGAGGCATTCAGAAAAAAATAATGCATACTATTTTAAAACAGCGACAGGAGTAGCTATGGATATTATTCTTGACGACAGAGAGATACGCATTCTTGGCTGCCTTATTGAAAAGGAGCTGACAACGCCCGAGTATTACCCCCTGTCTTTAAACAGCCTGACCAATGCGTGCAATCAGAAGTCCAACCGTAATCCAATGGTCTCCTATGACGAGGCCGTTGTACAACAGGGACTGGAGGGGCTGCAGGCAAAAGGTCTTGCGCGCAAAACGCACACTGCAGGCAGCCGTGTCGACAAATACCTGCATACCTTCCTGGACCGATTTGATCTGTCAAAGCAGGAAATGGCAGTCCTCTGCGAACTTATGCTGCGAGGTCCTCAAACCGCCGGAGAGATCCGTTCCCGCGCCGAGAGGATGTCACCCTTTGAAAGCCTTGAGGCCGCAGATGAAACCCTGCGGGGGCTGATGGAGCACGATCCTGCGCTGGTATTACATCTGCCGCGGGAGACCGGGAGAAAGGAACGGAGATTTATCCATCTTCTTTCCGGTGACAGCAGTGTTGCAGCCGACGCCGATCAGCCGGAAGCGGCTTCAGCACCTCCGATGAATACGGAACAGCGTCTCCGCATTATGGAGGAAGAGATTGAAAAGCTGACTGCCGAGTTGAAAGAGCTGAAACAGGCCTTCGCAGAGTTCAGATCACAGTTCTGATTCTTCGCCGGAAACGCGCCCGATGGCAGACATGGCCTCAGTGCTGATATCGAAAAAACTGACCCCATACCCCGTTTCATGTTCGTCAGGCAGGATACGCACGACCTCACCGGCGACAGTCAGCTGCCTGCTGCCTGCTACCGAAAAGGTGCAATGGACCGTCGCTCCCTCCGGCATTACTGCTGAGGATCTGAAGAAGAGGCCTGCGGTGCTGATATTTTCGATCATGCCCGTGAATCGTTTCCCCCGCGTCTGACATTCCAGCCTGATCTTCACAGGGACCCTGCAGGTCTTGCGTGGAGCGATATTCAGCAGGCGATGCGCCTCCTGCAGCAATACGGCAACGGAAACCGGCATGGTCACATGGGCATTGGCGTTGCTGCTTACGCAACGTTCGATTTCAGATTCCTGCGCCGCGCATACGAGAAGTATCGAAACGCTGCGCGTCCCCGCAGTATCCCGTATCTGTCTGCAGAGTGCCTCTCCGCTGAATTCGTCGTCAAGGTGCGCGATGATAAGGTCTGCACGTACGGCCCGGTGCAGGGCAAGCGCCTGGCTGTTAGAGCTCGCAGTCCGTATTCTCACATCAGACCTGCTCAGGAAGCTCTGCTCCGGGACCAGAAGAGCATAGACATCTTTCGCAACAATCACATTTTTCATGATGTATCTTTCTATAGTATATCTCATCAATGCGGCTGATTGCCCCTTTCCCCTCTCAAGGTATGCTAAACTTTCTTACTTTTTTACAGAACGCAATACCAATGACAGACCAGAGCCGACTCCATGATAATTCTTATTAATCCGCCTGTTGCAAAGCCGTGCGAGCCTCCGGCAGGCATTGCCCGCTTGTCAGGTATGCTCAACCGGCACGGCGTTGAACACACACTGTTGGATGCAAATATCGAGGGGCTTCTCTACCTCCTGGGACTACCCCTTCCCTCCGGGAACTCAGACAGTGCCTGGACAAAGAGGTCGTTCAGGAATTGCGGACAGAATATTTCTGCCCTCAGAGATCCCCGTCTTTACCAACAGCTCGACCGCTATAAAAGAGCCGTAAAGGATATCGGCAGGGTGCTCCATGAAATCAGCCCCTCAGGCATATCCGTCGGTCTGGCAGATTATGCTGATCAGGGTCTCTCTCCGGTAAAGAGTGCGGACCTTCTCATGGCAGCAGACAAGCCCAGGGCAAATCCTTTTTATCCCTATTTTTCAGCGAGACTGCGTGAGCTTTTCAGCAGGAGGAAACCCGCCATGGTCGGCATATCCCTCAATTATCTGAGTCAGGCCTTATGCACCTTTTCGATGATCGGCTTTATGCGAAGAGAATTCCCCGGATTAACGATAGTCCTGGGCGGAGGGCTTGTCACCTCGTGGATGAAGAACCTTGCCTGGCAGAACCCCTTTGCCGGTCTTGTGGATCACGTTATTGCAGGGCCGGGAGAATACCAGCTTATTGCGCTGCTGGGGAAGACCTCGGAAGAGGAGACATGGCCTCTTCCTGACTATCAATCACTTCCGCGCAATGAATATCTTTCGCCGGGCTTTATTCTGCCCTACAGCGCCTCCTCCGGCTGTTACTGGAACAGATGCGATTTCTGTCCCGAAGAGGCGGAGCAGAACCCCTACATCCTGATCCCTCCAAAACAGGTGATCAGCGATCTGAAGGAGTTGGCAGCAAGAACCAATCCGTCCCTGATTCACCTGCTCGATAACGCCATAAGTCCTGCTCTCCTTGAAGCTTTTTGCGAGGAAAAGCCGGGCGTACCCTGGTATGGCTTTGCACGCGTCGGCAGACATCTTGCTGATCCTGAATTCTGCATGGCTCTGAAACAGGCTGGCTGCGTCATGCTTAAGCTCGGCATCGAGTCTGGCGATCAGGGAGTGCTTGACGCCTTGCGCAAAGGAATAAGCCTTGAAATGACTTCGGTTGTTCTTAAAAATTTGAGGCAGGCTGGGATAGCCACCTATGTATATCTTCTCTTTGGTACGCCGGTAGAAAATGAGGCATCGGCAAGAAAGACCCTTGAATTCACGGCCCAACACAGCGACTGCATCAATTATCTGAACCTTGCGATCTTCAATATGCCGGTCTGCAGCAAGTCCTCCGCTGAGCTGAAGATGAGAAACTTCTCGGAAGGAGACCTTTCACTTTATACTGATTTTCAACATCCGCAGGGTTGGGACAGAAAAAAGGTTCGACTCTTCCTCGACAGGGAATTCAAACGGCATCCGGCCGTTGCCTCAATCCTGAAGAAGGAACTGCCGGTCTTCACCTCAAACCATGCACCGTTTTTTAGAGAATGAACTGGAAGAAAACTAGCCAACCGCTCGCCTCCAGATACAGAGGGCTCGCTAAACTGCATTTAATCAGCGGCCGGCTGCCTTTATGAGCACCGCACTCACGGCAGGGTCAGCGTGAACAAGGTCTAAGGGTGTGCGGCCGTCAGGCAGTTTTTTGCGGGCATCAGCGCCCGCATTCAGCAGAGTCAGGACTGCGTCTGCGTTTCCGCTTGCAGCCGCAAAAAAGAGCGGCGTCCAGCCGTGAGCATCTGCCGCATCGACCTTGACACCTGCCTCAAGAATACGACGGATCATTGCGGCATCGCCCCCTTCAGCCGCCTTGTGGAGGGCGTTTCTTCCGTTCATATCAGCAAGACCGGCATCGGCACCGGCGTTAAGCAGAAGCATTGCGGTTTCGGCATGGTTGCCCTGCACCGCAAGCAGTAAGGCGGTATTGTCACTCAAATTGCTCACATCAGGATTGGCTCCAGCCTTAAGCAGCGCATCCACTGCCCTATCCGCCCCCATCCGTGCAGCGACCATCAATGCCGTCGTACCCTGATCATCGCGCACATCCAGAAACACCCCGGAGCGAGCCGTCTTATTGATGCTCACCGCATCGTTCGCCCTTGCAGCTTCGAAGAGATGGCGGACTTTTTTGACCGCCACAGGGCCGAGTATCAGATGTCCTGCCGAAAAAAACCATATTAGTGCAGCAATCGTACAGAGAAAAACTGCCTGACCTATTGCAGGCGGCAGGGGCTTTACCTTTCGAGGCGCACCTGCAAGGGGGTCTCTGCCCATCACTTTTGTTACGATCATGCCCGCAATGCTGAGCACCGCGAGCACCAGCAGAACCCACGAGGAGACCTTGCGGCGGATATCAAGCGGATGGAGCAGCATAGCGTTCTTCTTTGCCTTGTTCGCCAAAAATCCGCTGATAAGTGAAAGGTCCTCCCGGTAGGGATACGGCAGTATGCTGTCGCCAAGGAGCACAAGCTGCTCAGGCACGCTCAACATTCCAAAAGCATTGCGGTATGCCGAGGAGCGCACTTCCTTCTGAGTCAGAGAGATTGCCTGCATCTTTACCTCGCGGAGGTTCCGGACCGTCCTTTTCAGCAGGGTTATATGGCCGCCAATACGCCAGGCATTCACCGCAGTGACATTGCCATTATCGTCTCTTCTGAGTGAGAGCGTCGACTCGGTGCCGAGCAGCAGCCCGGCAGCCAGCATAATGAGGATGAAGATAATGCCGATGATTCTGGCAGCTCTTCTCTGCGCTGCGCCCCTTGATTGTCTGGATTCTCCTGCCATGTTATCCCCCTGAGTTTTCATATACCTTCCATACAGTCGTCACTGACATTCCCCGGACGACTCTTCTCCTGCACAGGAAACAATGTTCGCCAGAAGGCCGAGCCGGTTGCTCGGCTTTCCCCTGCAGAGCATTTTGGTTTCCTTACCGGTGGACATGTCCGTAATGAGCAGACCGCTCTCGTTGATTACGGGCTTCATGTCGCCCTCGTAATCACTGAAGACGGAATAGTCATACGTGCCGTTTCTGAAGCCGAGCTCGGTCCGGTCAACGCGGGCCCGAACGTAGTGCATATAGGTAAATTTCCTCTGCGAACCGCTTTGGTCTGACGGATATTTCAGTTCGATTTTCCCCGGTGCGCCGAAGCGGTATTGGATATAGCCTTTCTCTTTTGTCAGCGGTCTGGACGCACAAAGCGAAACTGTTTTTGACGAGCCCTTCATGCTGCAGTTGAAGATGGTATCTTCGTCCGGAAGACAATGGGTCTCCGCTGCAAAGGCACTGAGGGCGGAGAGAGCCGTGAGGATAAAGGGAAATATTTGCACAGCGATGTGTTTCCCGATCGTTTGTAATGGCATGGTCATTATTATACGCAAGAGATCTGTTTTCTATCTCTATGTGCTTCGTGGTTTTAGTCTGCGCGTCGGAGGCGCATTCCACGGGTCCTCCGGCCAGGGATGTTTTGGATATCTGCCTTTCAGTTCCTTCCTGACCTGCTGATATCCGCTGTTCCAGAACCCCTCCAGATCCTGGGTCACCTGCACAGGCCGGCGCGCCGGTGAAAGAAGATGCAGGAGTATCTTCACGCTGCCCCCTGCAATCGTCGGCGTATCAGCAAGGCCAAAGAGTTCCTGAAGTTTGACCGCAAGCACGGGAGTATCTCCTGCCGCATAGTCAACTGCGATACGGCTTCCGCTCGGCACGGACAGATGCGTTGGCGCCTGTTCATCAAGGAACTGCTGCTGCCTCCAGGAAAGCTGTGCCCGAAGAGCAGGAAGGAGGTCGAGGCTCAAAAGGTCCTTTGCGGTGCGCATGCTGCCAAGCCATGGCAATAGCCATTCCTCGGGCTTCGAAAGCAGGTTCTCATCCGAGAGGTCAGGCAGATTCTCCTGCGGGAAAGCCCTCCTGACAAGGCTGAGGCGCGCCCGGAATTTTTTTGCCTCACTGCTGAATGAAACAGTGGCCTGACCATTCCTGATCGCCTCACAGATTATCGGCAGGACCTCATCTGCCGCCGGAGAAAAAGTCTTTACCGAAAGCAGCAAAGCTCCAAGACGCTCTTCTGATGCGGCAATAACCCTTCTCTCCCTCTTGTCCCATTCGATTCTGCGCAGCGTCTTAATGCTGCTGCCGCATTCCTGGCGGATGAGAGGTTCTGAAAGAGAAGCGGCAATATGCACCCTGCCCTCTGTCTTAACTCCTGCGTCCAGATTCACGGCCACGATATAGGGACTTCCGGCAAGGGCGCTCTCCGCGGGCAGCCGCACACCCCTTCCCTGACTCAGCAGAAAACAGCCGTTGACTTCTTCACGCCTTTTAGCGATGCGGTCAGGGAAAGCAGAGAGCAGAATCCGGGGGACCATATCCGGATCAGAGAAGTGTCTATCCCCGTCAGCATTGCCGGTTTCTGCTATAAGCCTCAAAAGCTGACTCGATGTTCTGTCCACAGCCCTCAAACCCCAGAGGTCAGCTGCATAAGGCAGTTCTTTGGTTCTGCGCCACGCATACAGCATCTCTATTCTTGTTCCGATATCCGGCTCGCCGGAGACAGAGGGGCTGCGCTGGATAATATCCCTCTCTGAGACAATTGCGGCCAGGTCGGCACCAAGGCGTGGGCAGCCGAGTTCAACAGCTCTCAGCAGCAGTCTGCCAAGCCGGGGATGAAGCGGCAGTCTTGCCACTTTCCTGCCCAGAGCAGTCACTGAATGTGACTCATCAATTCCCCCCAGATTGTAGAGCAGGTGTCTGGCTGATTCAAGGGCTGAAACCGGCGGAGCATCCAGCCATGCGAGCATGGAAGGTTCCTTCACTCCCCATAGCGCAAGCTCCAGCAGAAGCGATGACAGGTCGGACACCAGGATCTCCGGCGGGGTAAAGGGTATCATGGATTGAAACACGTGCCTGCTGTACAGACGATAACAGACACCGGGAGCAAGTCTGCCCGCCCTGCCCTTCCTCTGCTCGGCTGACGCCCGTGAGACATTTACCGTAATCAGCCGGTTCATGCCGGTTGATGGATCATACTGCAATCTGCGTGTCAGTCCGCTGTCTATGACGACCGTCACACCCTCAATCGTGAGGCTTGTCTCGGCAATGTTTGTCGCAAGCACAATCTTGCGCCGGGGCGATGGCAGGATGGCCTGCTCCTGCTCTTCAAAAGGGAGATCTCCATACAGGGGATGAACCGAAATATTTCCGCTTCTGTCCGGGATACTCTTCCTGAGCACATCGCTGCACTGACGTATCTCACCGGAGCCGGGCAAAAAAACGAGTATATCGCCAGAAGTTTCCTTGAGCGCACTGACAACAGCATCGGTAATTCTCTCCTTAAGAGGTCTCTTCCCGGTTTCTCCGATATATCGTTCTTCAACAGAAAAAGCCTTGCCGCAAGAGGAGATGACCGGCGCATTGCCAAGGAGGGCTGCAATCGGGCCACAGTCAAGTGTCGCAGACATAATGAGCAGTTTCATATCAGTTCTCAGACCCTTACGGATATCCAGGCAGAGGGCAAGGGCAAGGTCAGCATGAATGCTCCGTTCGTGGAACTCATCGAAAATGATCATCGCCACACCCTCAAGGGTCGGGTCTGTCTGAATGCGGCGGGTAAGAATACCCTCGGTCACTACTTCTATGCGCGTCTTGTCGGAGACACGCCTGTCAAACCGGATGGTATAACCGACCGTCTCTCCGACCTGCTCGCCGATTGTCTGAGCCATCCACCGGGCCGCAGATACTGCGGCGATCCTGCGCGGCTCAAGCATGATAATGCGGCCCTGGCCGGGCGGGACACTCTCTAACAAGGCCAGCGGGACTCGGGTCGTTTTGCCGGCTCCCGGCGGCGCATGAAGAACAACGGAACTGCTGCACGACAACGCTTCTTTAAGCGATGGAAGAATATGGTCAATAGGACAGGCTTTCATAACAGGCGTCGCGCCGGCGATATATTACAGCGCAACCTTAAATTCCAGCTCTCTGGCCCCAAAAAGAACGCTTTTTCTCGCCACTCTTACGGTAACCGTATCGCCTTTCTTCCGGTAAAACAGATGGATCTTGATATCTTCGATCGCCTCGATCTTCTCGCCGTCAAGAGCGAGGACCAGATCATCGGTCTTGAGTCCTGCCTTTTCTGAAATGCTTTCAGAAGAAAAACCGCTT of Nitrospirota bacterium contains these proteins:
- a CDS encoding YceH family protein encodes the protein MDIILDDREIRILGCLIEKELTTPEYYPLSLNSLTNACNQKSNRNPMVSYDEAVVQQGLEGLQAKGLARKTHTAGSRVDKYLHTFLDRFDLSKQEMAVLCELMLRGPQTAGEIRSRAERMSPFESLEAADETLRGLMEHDPALVLHLPRETGRKERRFIHLLSGDSSVAADADQPEAASAPPMNTEQRLRIMEEEIEKLTAELKELKQAFAEFRSQF
- a CDS encoding radical SAM protein, whose amino-acid sequence is MILINPPVAKPCEPPAGIARLSGMLNRHGVEHTLLDANIEGLLYLLGLPLPSGNSDSAWTKRSFRNCGQNISALRDPRLYQQLDRYKRAVKDIGRVLHEISPSGISVGLADYADQGLSPVKSADLLMAADKPRANPFYPYFSARLRELFSRRKPAMVGISLNYLSQALCTFSMIGFMRREFPGLTIVLGGGLVTSWMKNLAWQNPFAGLVDHVIAGPGEYQLIALLGKTSEEETWPLPDYQSLPRNEYLSPGFILPYSASSGCYWNRCDFCPEEAEQNPYILIPPKQVISDLKELAARTNPSLIHLLDNAISPALLEAFCEEKPGVPWYGFARVGRHLADPEFCMALKQAGCVMLKLGIESGDQGVLDALRKGISLEMTSVVLKNLRQAGIATYVYLLFGTPVENEASARKTLEFTAQHSDCINYLNLAIFNMPVCSKSSAELKMRNFSEGDLSLYTDFQHPQGWDRKKVRLFLDREFKRHPAVASILKKELPVFTSNHAPFFRE
- a CDS encoding response regulator, with protein sequence MKNVIVAKDVYALLVPEQSFLSRSDVRIRTASSNSQALALHRAVRADLIIAHLDDEFSGEALCRQIRDTAGTRSVSILLVCAAQESEIERCVSSNANAHVTMPVSVAVLLQEAHRLLNIAPRKTCRVPVKIRLECQTRGKRFTGMIENISTAGLFFRSSAVMPEGATVHCTFSVAGSRQLTVAGEVVRILPDEHETGYGVSFFDISTEAMSAIGRVSGEESEL
- a CDS encoding ankyrin repeat domain-containing protein, translating into MAGESRQSRGAAQRRAARIIGIIFILIMLAAGLLLGTESTLSLRRDDNGNVTAVNAWRIGGHITLLKRTVRNLREVKMQAISLTQKEVRSSAYRNAFGMLSVPEQLVLLGDSILPYPYREDLSLISGFLANKAKKNAMLLHPLDIRRKVSSWVLLVLAVLSIAGMIVTKVMGRDPLAGAPRKVKPLPPAIGQAVFLCTIAALIWFFSAGHLILGPVAVKKVRHLFEAARANDAVSINKTARSGVFLDVRDDQGTTALMVAARMGADRAVDALLKAGANPDVSNLSDNTALLLAVQGNHAETAMLLLNAGADAGLADMNGRNALHKAAEGGDAAMIRRILEAGVKVDAADAHGWTPLFFAAASGNADAVLTLLNAGADARKKLPDGRTPLDLVHADPAVSAVLIKAAGR
- the hrpB gene encoding ATP-dependent helicase HrpB — encoded protein: MKACPIDHILPSLKEALSCSSSVVLHAPPGAGKTTRVPLALLESVPPGQGRIIMLEPRRIAAVSAARWMAQTIGEQVGETVGYTIRFDRRVSDKTRIEVVTEGILTRRIQTDPTLEGVAMIIFDEFHERSIHADLALALCLDIRKGLRTDMKLLIMSATLDCGPIAALLGNAPVISSCGKAFSVEERYIGETGKRPLKERITDAVVSALKETSGDILVFLPGSGEIRQCSDVLRKSIPDRSGNISVHPLYGDLPFEEQEQAILPSPRRKIVLATNIAETSLTIEGVTVVIDSGLTRRLQYDPSTGMNRLITVNVSRASAEQRKGRAGRLAPGVCYRLYSRHVFQSMIPFTPPEILVSDLSSLLLELALWGVKEPSMLAWLDAPPVSALESARHLLYNLGGIDESHSVTALGRKVARLPLHPRLGRLLLRAVELGCPRLGADLAAIVSERDIIQRSPSVSGEPDIGTRIEMLYAWRRTKELPYAADLWGLRAVDRTSSQLLRLIAETGNADGDRHFSDPDMVPRILLSAFPDRIAKRREEVNGCFLLSQGRGVRLPAESALAGSPYIVAVNLDAGVKTEGRVHIAASLSEPLIRQECGSSIKTLRRIEWDKRERRVIAASEERLGALLLSVKTFSPAADEVLPIICEAIRNGQATVSFSSEAKKFRARLSLVRRAFPQENLPDLSDENLLSKPEEWLLPWLGSMRTAKDLLSLDLLPALRAQLSWRQQQFLDEQAPTHLSVPSGSRIAVDYAAGDTPVLAVKLQELFGLADTPTIAGGSVKILLHLLSPARRPVQVTQDLEGFWNSGYQQVRKELKGRYPKHPWPEDPWNAPPTRRLKPRST